The Georgenia sp. TF02-10 genome window below encodes:
- a CDS encoding ABC transporter permease, which produces MTAVTTRPPASAAPAAAQALAPISWRGPIIYGVLAVAALLFFALLPEGGRPTTFQVSRGGDLFAIPNFALGLKPTNITLGVLLLALAGYATWAAASRRKVGVWLPALFGVAFVLTFLVWVGAGRATVIPVTTLLSGALALSVPLVFGALCGVVCERSGIVNIAIEGQLLGGAFLAAVVGSLTSSAYLGMIAAPVAGVLVGAILAFFAVRYWVDQIIVGVVLNVLVVGVTSFLFSTVLTENKATWNAGQRLPALPIPGLSEIPVIGPVLFRQTLLVYLMYAAVIVLQIWIFRSRWGLRMRAVGEHPKAADTVGIKVNRTRVLNTLLGGAIAGLGGAFFTVGSGLAFGKEMSAGQGYIALAAMILGRWNPTGAVAAALLFGFSRNLGNVLSTIGSNVPSEFLLMLPYVVTIFAVAGLVGRVRAPAAENIPYIK; this is translated from the coding sequence ATGACCGCCGTGACCACCCGGCCGCCGGCCTCGGCCGCGCCGGCCGCCGCCCAGGCGCTCGCCCCGATCAGCTGGCGCGGGCCGATCATCTACGGCGTCCTCGCCGTCGCCGCCCTGCTCTTCTTCGCGCTCCTGCCCGAGGGCGGCCGGCCGACGACGTTCCAGGTCTCCCGCGGCGGTGACCTGTTCGCCATCCCCAACTTCGCGCTCGGGCTCAAGCCCACCAACATCACCCTGGGCGTGCTCCTGCTGGCCCTGGCCGGCTACGCCACCTGGGCCGCCGCCAGCCGGCGGAAGGTGGGGGTGTGGCTGCCGGCGCTGTTCGGCGTGGCGTTCGTGCTGACCTTCCTCGTCTGGGTCGGCGCCGGCCGGGCCACGGTCATCCCGGTGACCACCCTGCTCTCCGGGGCGCTGGCGCTGTCCGTCCCGCTCGTCTTCGGTGCCCTGTGCGGGGTGGTGTGCGAGCGGTCCGGCATCGTCAACATCGCCATCGAGGGCCAGCTCCTCGGCGGGGCGTTCCTCGCCGCGGTGGTCGGGTCGCTGACCTCCAGCGCCTACCTGGGCATGATCGCCGCCCCGGTCGCCGGGGTGCTGGTCGGCGCCATCCTCGCCTTCTTCGCGGTCCGGTACTGGGTGGACCAGATCATCGTCGGCGTCGTCCTGAACGTCCTGGTCGTCGGGGTCACCAGCTTCCTGTTCTCCACCGTGCTCACCGAGAACAAGGCCACCTGGAACGCCGGGCAGCGGCTGCCCGCGCTGCCCATCCCGGGCCTGTCCGAGATCCCGGTCATCGGGCCGGTGCTCTTCCGCCAGACCCTCCTCGTCTACCTCATGTACGCGGCCGTGATCGTGCTGCAGATCTGGATCTTCCGCAGCCGGTGGGGCCTGCGGATGCGGGCCGTCGGCGAGCACCCCAAGGCCGCCGACACCGTCGGCATCAAAGTCAACCGCACCCGGGTGCTCAACACCCTCCTCGGCGGCGCCATCGCCGGGCTGGGCGGGGCGTTCTTCACCGTCGGCTCGGGCCTGGCGTTCGGCAAGGAGATGTCCGCCGGGCAGGGCTACATCGCCCTCGCCGCGATGATCCTGGGCAGGTGGAACCCGACCGGCGCCGTCGCCGCCGCGCTGCTGTTCGGCTTCTCCCGCAACCTCGGCAACGTGCTGTCCACCATCGGGTCCAACGTGCCCTCGGAGTTCCTCCTCATGCTCCCGTACGTGGTGACGATCTTCGCCGTCGCCGGCCTGGTGGGGAGGGTCCGGGCGCCCGCCGCCGAGAACATCCCCTACATCAAGTGA
- a CDS encoding ABC transporter permease: protein MSEPTSPRPAQPGDLTAQAALTAPAPETPGEPVETRTQQFVRDLLSGGWLVSVLAVVIALVIGAVLIALADPAVQTAAGYLFARPSDVFGAAWDAVFGAYKAMFRGAILDFEADSLTRMLRPLTETLVFAVPLILAGLGLAVGFRAGLFNIGGQGQIILGAIVGAFIGFTFDLPPVLHVTLAALGAALGGAIWAGIAGVLKARTGANEVIVTIMLNNIAVYLIAYLLTTTAFKLPNSPFPKSPDIPVESATYPLLLGPPFRLHFGFVVAIAATAFVWWLLERSTIGFEIRAAGANPSAARTAGISVNRVVVMTMVISGLLCGLAGSAVVLGTERALTAGVAASFGFDAITVALLGRSRPLGTFLAGILFGALRAGGFLMQSNTATPIDIILVVQSVIVLLIAAPPLVRAIFRLPAPGARPRRAAAPAVKEAAA from the coding sequence GTGAGCGAGCCGACCAGCCCGCGCCCCGCCCAGCCGGGGGACCTGACCGCGCAGGCGGCCCTGACCGCGCCGGCGCCGGAGACCCCCGGCGAGCCCGTGGAGACCCGCACCCAGCAGTTCGTCCGGGACCTGCTCTCCGGCGGCTGGCTGGTCTCCGTGCTCGCCGTCGTCATCGCCCTGGTCATCGGCGCGGTGCTCATCGCGCTGGCCGACCCGGCCGTGCAGACGGCCGCCGGGTACCTCTTCGCCCGCCCCAGCGACGTCTTCGGCGCCGCCTGGGACGCCGTCTTCGGCGCCTACAAGGCGATGTTCCGCGGCGCGATCCTCGACTTCGAGGCCGACTCGCTGACCCGGATGCTCCGGCCGCTGACCGAGACGCTGGTCTTCGCCGTCCCGCTCATCCTGGCCGGCCTGGGCCTGGCCGTCGGCTTCCGGGCCGGGCTGTTCAACATCGGCGGCCAGGGGCAGATCATCCTCGGCGCCATCGTCGGCGCCTTCATCGGGTTCACCTTCGACCTGCCGCCGGTCCTGCACGTCACCCTCGCCGCCCTCGGCGCCGCCCTGGGCGGGGCCATCTGGGCCGGGATCGCCGGCGTCCTCAAGGCCCGCACCGGGGCCAACGAGGTCATCGTGACGATCATGCTGAACAACATCGCGGTGTACCTCATCGCCTACCTGCTCACCACGACCGCGTTCAAGCTGCCGAACTCCCCGTTCCCCAAGTCCCCGGACATCCCCGTCGAGTCCGCCACCTACCCGCTGCTGCTCGGGCCGCCGTTCCGGCTGCACTTCGGGTTCGTCGTGGCCATCGCCGCGACCGCGTTCGTCTGGTGGCTGCTCGAGCGCTCGACCATCGGCTTCGAGATCCGCGCCGCCGGCGCCAACCCCTCGGCCGCCCGCACCGCCGGGATCTCGGTGAACCGTGTCGTCGTGATGACGATGGTGATCTCCGGCCTGCTGTGCGGGCTGGCCGGCTCCGCCGTCGTGCTGGGCACCGAACGGGCGCTGACCGCCGGGGTGGCCGCCAGCTTCGGCTTCGACGCGATCACGGTGGCGCTGCTCGGCCGGTCCCGCCCGCTGGGGACGTTCCTGGCCGGCATCCTCTTCGGGGCGCTGCGCGCCGGCGGCTTCCTCATGCAGTCCAACACCGCCACCCCGATCGACATCATCCTCGTCGTGCAGTCGGTCATCGTGCTGCTCATCGCGGCCCCGCCGCTGGTGCGGGCGATCTTCCGGCTGCCGGCCCCGGGCGCCCGGCCCCGCCGGGCCGCCGCCCCCGCCGTGAAGGAGGCCGCCGCATGA
- a CDS encoding ATP-binding cassette domain-containing protein, protein MKLELRGITKVFGPLVANDHIDLVVEPGEIHALLGENGAGKSTLMNVLYGLYAPDDGQILLDDKPVTFAGPGDAVAAGIGMVHQHFMLVPVFTVAESVVLGYEPTGGAGLIQLGEARRRVTELSDRFGFDVDPDARIEDLPVGAQQRVEIIKALSRDARVLILDEPTAVLTPQETDELIEIMRQLKAGGTSIVFITHKLREVRAVADRITVIRRGKVVGEASPTSTETELASLMVGRSVSLGVEKAPAQPAEEALTVTGLTVLDQARKTAVDDLSLGVARGEIVAVAGVQGNGQTELAETILGLADPVAGSIVLDGKELVGTSVKDRLRAGLGCVPEDRSTDGIVASFSVAENLVLDLYDTPPFAKGVALAPAVVRTNAEQRAAEFDIRLTATEDPISTLSGGNQQKVVLAREMSRELRLLLASQPTRGLDVGSIEFIHRRIVEERDRGTPVLIISTELDEVLALADRIAVMYRGRIVGIVPGGTDRDVLGLMMAGVPQAEAEAQAAAHRTTLGEADLTGGLPDGAGRTGEPGGTRPDGARSAGTRADGAPPAGRAADGTPPAGTRADGTRTGQPGAADDGGRHAAGRGRRGATRAGGTGRATRSGAHEDEEGM, encoded by the coding sequence GTGAAGCTCGAACTTCGCGGGATCACCAAGGTCTTCGGCCCGCTGGTCGCCAACGACCACATCGACCTCGTCGTCGAGCCCGGGGAGATCCACGCCCTGCTCGGGGAGAACGGGGCCGGCAAGAGCACGCTGATGAACGTGCTCTACGGCCTCTACGCCCCCGACGACGGCCAGATCCTCCTCGACGACAAGCCGGTCACCTTCGCCGGCCCCGGCGACGCCGTCGCCGCCGGCATCGGGATGGTCCACCAGCACTTCATGCTCGTCCCGGTCTTCACCGTCGCCGAGTCGGTGGTGCTCGGCTACGAGCCCACCGGCGGGGCCGGGCTGATCCAGCTCGGCGAGGCCCGCCGGCGGGTGACGGAGCTCTCCGACCGGTTCGGCTTCGACGTCGACCCGGACGCCCGGATCGAGGACCTCCCGGTCGGCGCCCAGCAGCGGGTGGAGATCATCAAGGCCCTCTCCCGGGACGCCCGCGTCCTCATCCTCGACGAGCCGACGGCGGTGCTCACCCCGCAGGAGACCGACGAGCTGATCGAGATCATGCGCCAGCTCAAGGCCGGCGGGACCTCGATCGTGTTCATCACCCACAAGCTCCGCGAGGTCCGCGCGGTCGCCGACCGGATCACCGTCATCCGCCGCGGCAAGGTCGTCGGCGAGGCCAGCCCCACCTCCACCGAGACCGAGCTCGCCTCCCTGATGGTCGGCCGGTCGGTGAGCCTCGGCGTCGAGAAGGCCCCGGCCCAGCCGGCGGAGGAGGCGCTGACCGTCACCGGGCTGACCGTGCTGGACCAGGCCCGCAAGACGGCGGTGGACGACCTTAGCCTCGGCGTCGCGCGGGGGGAGATCGTCGCCGTCGCCGGGGTGCAGGGCAACGGCCAGACCGAGCTGGCCGAGACCATCCTGGGCCTGGCCGACCCGGTCGCCGGGTCCATCGTCCTGGACGGCAAGGAGCTGGTCGGCACCAGCGTGAAGGACCGGCTGCGGGCCGGCCTGGGCTGCGTGCCGGAGGACAGGTCCACCGACGGGATCGTCGCCAGCTTCTCGGTGGCCGAGAACCTCGTCCTGGACCTGTACGACACCCCGCCCTTCGCCAAGGGCGTGGCGCTGGCCCCCGCCGTCGTGCGCACCAACGCCGAGCAGCGGGCCGCCGAGTTCGACATCCGCCTGACCGCCACCGAGGACCCCATCTCCACCCTCTCCGGCGGCAACCAGCAGAAGGTCGTCCTGGCCCGGGAGATGTCCCGCGAGCTGCGCCTGCTGCTGGCCTCCCAGCCCACCCGCGGGCTGGACGTGGGCTCCATCGAGTTCATCCACCGGCGGATCGTGGAGGAGCGGGACCGGGGCACCCCGGTCCTCATCATCTCCACCGAGCTCGACGAGGTCCTGGCGCTCGCCGACCGGATCGCGGTGATGTACCGCGGCCGGATCGTCGGCATCGTCCCCGGCGGCACCGACCGGGACGTGCTCGGCCTGATGATGGCCGGCGTGCCGCAGGCCGAGGCGGAGGCCCAGGCCGCCGCCCACCGCACCACCCTGGGGGAGGCCGACCTCACCGGCGGCCTCCCGGACGGGGCCGGCCGGACCGGCGAGCCCGGCGGCACCCGGCCCGACGGCGCCCGGTCCGCCGGCACCCGGGCCGACGGCGCCCCGCCAGCCGGCAGAGCGGCCGACGGCACTCCGCCAGCCGGCACCCGGGCCGACGGCACCCGGACGGGCCAGCCCGGCGCCGCCGACGACGGCGGCCGCCACGCCGCCGGCCGCGGCCGCCGCGGCGCCACCCGCGCCGGCGGGACCGGTCGGGCCACCCGATCTGGCGCCCACGAGGACGAGGAGGGAATGTGA
- a CDS encoding BMP family protein, translated as MKKSIYATALAAAAALSLAACGAAPEGDEDEGGQGTPADEATTGAAGGGEDFLACLVSDQGGWDDQSFNQSAYEGLMRAKDELGIQESDAESQSDSDYGPNVDAMVQEGCNLTIGVGFLLEDPIQSAAEANPDLNFALVDATFSDAENNPVEIDNAKPLVFNTAEAAYLGGYAAAGMSKTGKVATFGGIQIPSVSIFMDGFVDGVAKYNEDNGTDVQALGWDKEGQTGSFSGDFENQAAGQTLTEQFIAQGADVIMPVAGPVGLGAAAAAEQADGVMIVGVDSDWYESTDYGPIVLTSVVKEIGQAVYDTIEEGTAGDFTGEPYIGTLENEGVSLAPFHDFDAEVPQELKDALTDLQEQIVNGDITVESPNAP; from the coding sequence GTGAAGAAGAGCATCTACGCGACGGCGCTGGCGGCCGCGGCCGCGCTGTCGCTCGCTGCCTGCGGGGCCGCCCCGGAGGGCGACGAGGACGAGGGCGGCCAGGGCACCCCCGCCGACGAGGCCACCACCGGCGCCGCCGGCGGCGGCGAGGACTTCCTCGCCTGCCTCGTCTCCGACCAGGGCGGCTGGGACGACCAGTCCTTCAACCAGTCGGCCTACGAGGGCCTGATGCGCGCCAAGGACGAGCTGGGCATCCAGGAGTCCGACGCCGAGTCCCAGTCCGACTCCGACTACGGCCCCAACGTGGACGCCATGGTCCAGGAGGGCTGCAACCTGACGATCGGCGTCGGCTTCCTCCTCGAGGACCCGATCCAGTCCGCGGCCGAGGCCAACCCCGACCTGAACTTCGCGCTCGTCGACGCCACCTTCAGCGACGCCGAGAACAACCCGGTCGAGATCGACAACGCCAAGCCGCTGGTCTTCAACACCGCCGAGGCCGCCTACCTGGGCGGGTATGCCGCCGCCGGCATGTCCAAGACCGGCAAGGTCGCCACCTTCGGCGGCATCCAGATCCCCTCGGTCTCGATCTTCATGGACGGCTTCGTCGACGGCGTCGCGAAGTACAACGAGGACAACGGCACCGACGTCCAGGCCCTCGGCTGGGACAAGGAGGGTCAGACCGGGTCCTTCAGCGGCGACTTCGAGAACCAGGCGGCGGGGCAGACCCTGACCGAGCAGTTCATCGCCCAGGGCGCGGACGTGATCATGCCGGTGGCCGGGCCGGTGGGCCTGGGCGCGGCGGCCGCCGCCGAGCAGGCCGACGGCGTCATGATCGTCGGGGTGGACTCCGACTGGTACGAGTCCACCGACTACGGCCCGATCGTGCTGACCTCGGTGGTCAAGGAGATCGGCCAGGCCGTCTACGACACCATCGAGGAGGGCACCGCCGGGGACTTCACCGGCGAGCCCTACATCGGCACCCTGGAGAACGAGGGCGTCTCGCTCGCGCCGTTCCACGACTTCGACGCCGAGGTGCCCCAGGAGCTCAAGGACGCCCTGACCGACCTGCAGGAGCAGATCGTCAACGGTGACATCACGGTGGAGTCGCCCAACGCGCCCTGA
- a CDS encoding amidohydrolase, with product MTLPEAPSPAARRISGMVAALEPDLIAVRRHLHAHPEPARMEHETTAFVAERLAAAGLEPRLLEGTGLVVNIGPDPREQGRRRIGLRADLDALPLPETTGLPFASTREGVSHACGHDLHTAALLGAALVLKDLADAGDLPVGVRCIFQAAEEVQPGGAESAIDQGVLDGVEQIYALHCDPKVDVGSVGSRIGAITAASDTVIVTVTGDGGHTSRPHLTGDVVFALGQLITALPAVLGRRLDPRAGANLTWGAVHAGQAANAIPTTGTVSGTVRCLDERAWQRAARVVQDAVGHLLAPYDVGVDLNYVRGIPPVVNEERAVRTIDAAVKDVIGPDALVLTEQSLGGEDFAWYLTRVPGALVRLGTRTPGGPSYDLHQGDIVFDERAIGIGARILARTALLAGTPRPAGATPPTGIPRPAPPAPSAGVPGPAPSAGVPGPVAPRPPTATPRPVAPVPAGRDRPGGGTRAPGSGRPRG from the coding sequence GTGACCCTGCCCGAGGCGCCGTCCCCCGCCGCCCGCCGCATCAGCGGAATGGTCGCGGCGCTGGAGCCGGACCTCATCGCCGTCCGGCGGCACCTCCACGCCCACCCCGAGCCGGCCCGGATGGAGCACGAGACCACCGCGTTCGTCGCCGAGCGGCTGGCCGCCGCGGGCCTGGAGCCCCGGCTGCTGGAGGGTACCGGGCTGGTGGTCAACATCGGCCCGGACCCGCGCGAGCAGGGCCGGCGCCGCATCGGGCTGCGGGCGGACCTGGACGCCCTCCCGCTGCCCGAGACCACCGGCCTCCCCTTCGCCTCCACCCGGGAGGGCGTCTCCCACGCCTGCGGGCACGACCTGCACACCGCCGCCCTGCTCGGCGCCGCCCTGGTGCTCAAGGACCTCGCGGACGCCGGCGACCTGCCGGTCGGGGTGCGGTGCATCTTCCAGGCCGCCGAGGAGGTCCAGCCCGGCGGCGCGGAGTCCGCCATCGACCAGGGCGTCCTGGACGGCGTGGAGCAGATCTACGCCCTGCACTGCGACCCCAAGGTGGACGTCGGCAGCGTCGGCTCGCGGATCGGCGCGATCACCGCCGCCTCGGACACCGTCATCGTCACCGTCACCGGCGACGGCGGGCACACCTCCCGCCCGCACCTGACCGGCGACGTCGTCTTCGCCCTCGGCCAGCTCATCACCGCCCTGCCGGCCGTGCTCGGTCGCCGCCTGGACCCCCGCGCCGGGGCCAACCTCACCTGGGGCGCGGTCCACGCCGGCCAGGCCGCCAACGCCATCCCCACCACCGGCACCGTCTCCGGCACCGTCCGGTGCCTGGACGAGCGGGCCTGGCAGCGGGCCGCCCGGGTGGTCCAGGACGCCGTCGGCCACCTCCTGGCCCCCTACGACGTGGGGGTGGACCTCAACTACGTCCGCGGCATCCCCCCGGTGGTCAACGAGGAGCGCGCGGTGCGCACCATCGACGCCGCCGTCAAGGACGTCATCGGGCCCGACGCGCTCGTGCTCACCGAGCAGTCGCTGGGCGGGGAGGACTTCGCCTGGTACCTGACCAGGGTGCCCGGCGCCCTGGTCCGCCTCGGCACCCGCACCCCCGGCGGGCCGTCCTACGACCTGCACCAGGGCGACATCGTCTTCGACGAGCGCGCTATCGGCATCGGCGCCCGGATCCTCGCCCGCACGGCGCTGCTCGCCGGCACCCCCCGGCCCGCCGGGGCCACCCCGCCGACCGGGATCCCGCGGCCCGCCCCGCCCGCGCCGTCGGCCGGGGTGCCCGGGCCCGCGCCGTCGGCCGGGGTCCCCGGACCCGTCGCGCCGAGGCCGCCGACGGCGACCCCCCGGCCGGTCGCGCCCGTACCTGCCGGCCGAGACCGTCCGGGCGGCGGGACCAGAGCGCCCGGCTCGGGCCGGCCGCGGGGGTAG